One Triticum dicoccoides isolate Atlit2015 ecotype Zavitan chromosome 5B, WEW_v2.0, whole genome shotgun sequence genomic window carries:
- the LOC119305204 gene encoding phosphoribosylformylglycinamidine cyclo-ligase, chloroplastic/mitochondrial-like → MTAERVLHLLGAPAASAAAAHRRGPPRPQRVGFPPVKRRVGVACSSSTEEDGMTYKGAGVDIDAGTELVRRIRKMAPWIGGFGGILPHKDEYLVFSVDGVGTKLKLAFETGIHDTIGIDLVAMSVNDILTSGAKPLVFSDYYATGKLDVDLAEKVIKGILDGCEQSGCNLIGGETAEMPGFYAEGEYDLGGFAMGVVDKDKLIDGKNIVEGDILIGLPSNGVHSNGFSLVRRVLDKSGLSLTDQFPGNDGKTTTFGETLMTPTIIYVKQVLEIISKGGVKGLAHITGGGFTDNIPRVFPSGLGAKIFTGSWEVPPVFKWLQQVGKIEDAEMMRTFNMGVGMVLVVSKEAADRIIEESSPAYRIGEVIQGKGVHYV, encoded by the exons ATGACAGCTGAGCGTGTCCTCCACCTCCTTGGCGCGCCGGCGGCTTCCGCGGCGGCAGCTCACCGCCGGGGCCCTCCCCGGCCGCAGCGCGTCGGCTTCCCACCGGTAAAGCGGCGCGTCGGCGTGGCCTGCTCCAGCTCCACCGAGGAGGATGGCATGACTTACAAGGGCGCCGGCGTGGACATCGACGCTGGCACCGAGCTCGTGCGCCGCATCCGCAAGATGGCCCCCTGGATAGGCGGCTTCGGCGGCATTCTCCCTCACA AGGATGAATACCTTGTATTTAGTGTTGATGGTGTTGGGACAAAGCTGAAGCTTGCATTTGAAACTGGTATTCATGATACAATTGGGATTGACCTG GTAGCTATgagtgttaatgacatcctaacatcAGGCGCAAAACCATTGGTCTTCTCAGATTACTATGCTACGGGCAAGCTTGATGTCGATCTTGCAGAGAAG GTTATTAAGGGAATTCTGGATGGATGCGAACAATCAGGCTGTAATCTGATAGGAGGAGAG ACAGCAGAGATGCCTGGTTTCTATGCGGAAGGTGAATATGATCTAGGTGGTTTTGCCATGGGTGTTGTGGACAAGGATAAGCTCATCGACGGTAAAAATATCGTGGAGGGAGATATCCTCATTGGTCTTCCTTCAAATGGAGTTCATTCAAACGGGTTCTCTCTCGTTAGAAG AGTATTGGACAAAAGTGGACTCTCCTTGACTGATCAGTTCCCAGGAAACGATGGCAAAACAACTACCTTCGGTGAAACTCTCATGACACCAACTATCATCTATGTTAAGCAG GTGCTTGAGATCATCAGCAAGGGTGGTGTGAAAGGACTAGCCCATATCACCGGTGGTGGCTTCACTGATAACATCCCGAGAGTATTTCCTTCTGGACTGGGGGCGAAAATCTTCACTGGATCTTGGGAAGTGCCACCTGTGTTCAAGTGGCTTCAACAG GTTGGAAAAATTGAAGATGCCGAGATGATGCGGACGTTCAACATGGGCGTCGGGATGGTCCTTGTAGTAAGCAAGGAGGCAGCTGACAGGATTATCGAGGAATCAAGCCCTGCTTATCGCATTGGAGAGGTGATCCAGGGCAAGGGTGTTCACTACGTCTGA